Sequence from the Kribbella aluminosa genome:
GGCACGGACCAAGGTCCCCGTCGCCGCGACGACGGCCAACATCTCCGGCGACGCGGGCCCGAACGACCGTGGTCCCGCCGTCACCCTCGACGAGGTCCACACCTTCCTCGCCGCCTCCGGCCTCGCAGTGTCCGTCATCGTCGACGGCGGGGTATGCCCCGCAGCCAACCACATGACGATCGTGGACTGCTTCACCCCGGAGGCCAAGCTCGTACGCACCGGCCTTGTCCACCAGCGGGCCATCACCGCGGCTCTTGGACGGGAAGTGCGGCCTTCCTGATGGACCTTGCCGAGCCACGTCGACCGAAGACGGATGGCGAGGCCCGGAGGCCGGCGGTCGAGCGGGACGGGGTCCATCGCCTGCATCACCGCCGCCAACACCTCCCCGACAGCACCTCTTCGGAGGTCCAGGTCGGTGGCGGATGAAACGGCCATCGACTCGTGAACGGTCAGCATCGGCGCGGCTGGTGGTCCCGGTTCGGTGCGTTGGTCCACGCCGCGATCACCGACGATGCCGACCTCGCCATCCCGGGGAATCGAGCACTTGGTTGTCTGCGGCGGTAGCCCGGTGGAGCTGCGCCACTGCCTGGCCGCCGCGATCGGGCACGAGGTCCTCATCGCCGATACCGACTGAGACGAGAGAAACGAACGATGACCATCCCCACCCTGAACCCCCGCCCTCCGCGCAAGGCGTTGCGCTGGCGGGCGTTGCGGCGCCTGCTGCGGATCCTGCGCGGACCCTGGGAGGTGGGCTACAACGCCGGCTGGGGCGAGGCGATGGAGTCGGCCGCCTGGACTGGTCATGACCTGGTGGACGTTGCCCAATTCACGGCGCCAGTGTGGGGTTGCTCGGGGGAACTGAGGATCACCAACGAGCTGACGCGACGTTCAGGCTCGTGACCGACGAGACGTGGTGGCTGGTGTACGTCCGCCGCTACGACGAGTTGCTTGAGGCTTTCGAGGTGATTGAGGTTCGGGTTGTCCCGACCGGCTTGGCCGACGCGTACGCCGACGTCTTCCGGTTGCGCTATCCCGACGATGACGTTCGGGCACGGGAGGCGACTGACTACGAGAGAGCCTATCCACCCGATAAGCCGTATGACATGGGCGGCTGAGCGCGGTCCACAAATCTGGCCGAGACCGGCATTCAACCTCTGGCGCTTGGATCGCCGCGCAGTGCCGATCTCGGTCTCAGCGGCGGGATCCTCGGTCCCGAGGTCGAGGACCCCCGCCACATGAAGCCAGTGGGCGAATGCCCCACAGCGAGCGGTACCCACCCGCTGTTCCAGCTACAGATAGGGAGCATCCGTGAACACCCTTGAGTATCGGGTCGACACCTGCCTGCCTGCGGCCATTGACCCTGGGGAGCCTGGAACCCCCTGTGGCAGAAGAGTAAGACGCATGACCGGGGGCGCTGTGCTGAAGGGGATTTCATGACGTGGACGATCAGACCCGTTGCTGAGCGCGAGCTGTGGAACTTCATCCCGCAGATGTGGGTTGGTCCGCTCTGCCTACTTGGCGGGTGGGGGCATGGCGACGTCGAAGCGGTCCTGGGGCCGACGAACCCGACGTACCGCCACGAGAAGATGTTTCAGGCAACTTTTCCTTTGCATGGCGTAACGACCTACTACGAGGATGACATCCTCCAAGCGGTTGCCATCGACGCACTCGCCGGCCCCCGCGTGAGGTTCGTCGACCAAGTCGAGTTGACCGGTAGGGCGCCGTCGGAGGTAGACGCATGGTTCCTGGAGCACTTCACAGAAAGCTCCCGGATCAATCAGGACGGTGAGATCGCCAACGACCAACTTGGATTGGTGGTTCGCACGCAGCGGGCAGGAGACATCCTGCTGACACGGCCGGTCTTCGTTTCACGCCGCTGGGCCGACGGGTGCGGAGATACTCAGGAGAGCTCGGTGCCTGAGATCAACTACGACCGCCACGTCTTCGGCTGGCGCGGGCCGGAGCCTGTGCTGACCGCGACCTATGCGGTAGGAGGCAAGGTTGTCAAAGGCCAGCGGGTTCCGACGCCGGAGGATCTCCGGGAGTTGTTTGACGAGATTGCGTCCGGGCCGCGGCCAATCGATCTCGACCTCTGGCGACATGATGGCCCGGCGATGATGGAAGTCCACCTCGGCCGCCAATTCAGTTCGCTTCGGTTCTACGATTGGGGTGCGGGCGGCAACGAACGCGGCGAGCCGTTCTACTCTGTCGGTACGCTCGACGATCCGGCGGACGCCGAGGGTGACTTCGACGGCTTGTCTGCCGAGATCCGGCCGGACAGTGCAATCCGCGATGCAGAGGCCCGGTTTGCCGCATCGGTGTTCCTCCTTACAGGTAGTCGGCCTCACAACATCACCTGGACGGTTCGAGCGTGGGAAGAGCTTTGGCACTCGACCGGTGACGAAGACGAAGGCTCAATCAATCGACTGGGCTGACGAGGACCCCGAAGCCACCTGCGGACACGGCCATAACGGGCAACCAATCCGGCATGTTCGGTGACTTTCAGACCAGGACCTGCTTGTGTGCTTGCGATCTCGCCAGTTATTGCCATAAGCAACGACTGATCGGTGTGGAGCTCATCGGGCTGTGGTTCTTGTTTCTCTCGCGGTCACGAGACGGGACATGTGCGCTGCATCGCAGCGCCGGGGGAGTAGCGACCATCGAGTAGCTCGTTCCCACAAAGAATTGCGAGCACACACCATGAGCGCACTGCCCACTGACTTTCCGCAGGTCCCACTCAAACAGATGGATCCGTCGATGCTCGTCTTCGAGCTCGGCCGTGAGGTTCACCGACTCATGCCCGAGTCGAGCGAGCTCATCACCTCCGCCGCGACGATGGCTGCATTCCTGCACCGCCGGCAAACCAGGTTCGTTCGTGGTCGCCTGCCGTGGGTGCCGTACATCGAGCACCCACTTCGCGTCGCGCTACGGCTGATGCGATGGGGCGTTCGTGATCCAGAGGTCTTGGCCGCGGCTCTGCTGCATGACGTCGTAGAAGACTGCTCCGAAGAACTGCTTCGCATATTTGGTCGTCAAGACGAGACAGCGCCCGGATGCCTGGCCCGGCTCTTCGGCGATGGGACGGCACAGCACGTGCATCAGGTCACGAACCCTGCTGCTGTGGTCGACCTGGAGAGCTACCAGATCCACATGACGGCACTGGCCTGGTTGCGGACTCCGGCGGTCCTGATCAAGGCCAGCGATCTCAAAGACAATGCTGGATCGATCCCCTACCAGTTGGGATACGGGCAGGACGAGCGGATGCTGCGGCTACTTCGTAAGTACCTGCCATGCGTGCGCGAGGTTGCACGGGGCTTGAGTGCTATGGGGCAGGAGGCAACATCTGAGTTCGCTTGGTCTGCGGCCGCAGCCGACCTGTGCCGGCTCACGGCAGAGTTGGAAGAGCTGGCCGGCGGGCTTGGCATTGTGGTGTGAGCTGCCCGCTCCGATCGCGCCGGCCTCTTTGCAAGCCTCGCTCCAGTGATCCATCTGCCCTTCTGCGCACAGCGGTGCTCCTCAGGCATCAGCACAGCTGATTCGGGGGCGCCCTGCCAGACGAGTGGATACAACTTGGAGTGATAGCCGTGGGCCAGTTCGATCAGACACCCATGTTCACCGGAGAGCTCGCTTTCCTGTCCAACTTCGACCAGACACCGTTCCTCATGCCGCTCCTGGACGCCGAGGTTGCCTCGGCCGAGCACGCGTTCAACGCATTGAAGACCGTCGACGAAGACCAGCAGCATCACGTGCTCGAGGCGCCGACGCCGGGGGAGAGTAAGCGCCGCGGCCGCCGGGTGACGCTTCGGCCCGGTTGGGATGCTGGCGTGCGGATCTGGGCCATGCGGCAAGTGCTGACCGCTAAATTCGCGGTCCCTGCCCTTCGCTACCAACTCGTGCGTACCGAGGGCCGCGTGCTTGTGGAGACAAATCACTGGCACAACAGTACTGGGGTTCGTGCTTCTGCCCGAGGCATGAGCAGACTCCCGGTACGAATATGCTCGGCGAGCTGCTGATGGTCCTCCGCGCTCGTTACAGCTGACATTCCCGATTTCACCCGAAGAAGCCCTCCCGGTGCAGAGTTCATGCTCTGCATCGGGAGGGCTTCTCTTTTGCCCAACTCTGGCCCTACACCTTCGCGGTCAGCGGTACCGGAGTGCTGGTCATCGGTCTTCACAAGGACGCCGCGAGCAGGTGCTGGTGACCTCGAGTTCGCCGCCGGACTTGCGCAGGCGCAGGAGCACTGCGAGCTCATCTCGCCAAGGTTGCTCGGGGACGACCCAGATTGCCGTGTCGTAGCCGTGTGACCAGACCTGGCCGGTGCGCTCGACGGCACACCAGCGTGGCCGTTCGCGGCCGAGTTCCTCGTCGAAGTAGAGCGGCCCGTCGACGTACTGCGTCCAGGCGACCTGTGCTCCCGGCTGCATCGGCTTCTGCTCGTACGGCTTCGGGTTCTTTGTCGGGCGCCACTTCCAGCGCTTGGCGGCGTCCCGGATCCAGGCCGGCGTTGTCTGGCGCCAGGAGAACCGCGGACCCGTCTTGAAGTAGGCGGTCAACGGGGTGTGCACCATGCCGAGCTTGCGTCCATGGATCTCGGCCATGTGGGCGTCGAACAGCGGTGGCTCGTTCGTGGTGAAGTCGCAAGAGATAGGGATCGCGCGCCCGGCGCCGTCGACCCACCGGCCCCGGCCGGCGACATCAGACTCGGCTGCGGCGAGTTGTTCTCTGGTGGCGTCCGAGACCAGGACGTCACGGCTCAGGTGGCACGAGGCCTTGAAGTCTCGCCTCGTCACGAGCGGGCCTGCGCTGTGCACTGTGGCGGTGTCGCGCCGAGCAGCGTCTGGAGCTCTCTCACAGCGTCGGTCCAGCGAAGCTTCCAGCCCCATCCACCGAGGACGTGCGCCGGGGTCGGCCAGCTGTCGAACGTCTCGAGGGTGAGGGTGTTCCTGCGGTGCACGACCGCGGGGATGTGGAGCAGCGACAGGTGGACGTAGGCCATGTGTACGGCCTGGGGAGCGATGTCTTCTGCCGTCACATGCAACTGGGTCTGGGGGTTCAGCCCGGTGCTTTGCATCTCCTGCGACACGGCGACGATGAAGGCGGCTGCTCCACATGTCGGCTCGTAGAGCCTGGCGAATCCGCAGGTCCTCACTGAGTCGGCAAGCGTCTCGATGTGCATCCCAGCCATGAGCCGGGCAACGTCGTAGGGGGTGAAGAACTGGCCGAGTCGGTCGTTGCCCAAGGCCAGCTCCATGTAGAGGCGTCCGAGTACGTCGCAGGGCTCGGCACCCATCGCCTTCACGACGAGCGCGAGGGCGTGCCCGAAGCGGTCCAGCTCCTCGCGGTCGTAGCGTCCCGCCGTACGCAGGTACTGCTCTTCGCGCTCATCGCGCCCCCGGAGATCCACTGCGTTGCGGAAGGCGAGCGCCGACATCTCGACGAAGTCGTCGAACACCTCCGTCATCCGCTTTGCGCCGGCGTTCGCCTGAAGCAGCTTCACGATCTGCCCGTAATCCTTCACAGGGCAGGCCCTCTCGCGGAACCGGGCAGGACCGGTCGAGCACGCCGCGGGCTGACAGTCGG
This genomic interval carries:
- a CDS encoding NADAR family protein, which translates into the protein MGQFDQTPMFTGELAFLSNFDQTPFLMPLLDAEVASAEHAFNALKTVDEDQQHHVLEAPTPGESKRRGRRVTLRPGWDAGVRIWAMRQVLTAKFAVPALRYQLVRTEGRVLVETNHWHNSTGVRASARGMSRLPVRICSASC
- a CDS encoding N-6 DNA methylase: MKLLQANAGAKRMTEVFDDFVEMSALAFRNAVDLRGRDEREEQYLRTAGRYDREELDRFGHALALVVKAMGAEPCDVLGRLYMELALGNDRLGQFFTPYDVARLMAGMHIETLADSVRTCGFARLYEPTCGAAAFIVAVSQEMQSTGLNPQTQLHVTAEDIAPQAVHMAYVHLSLLHIPAVVHRRNTLTLETFDSWPTPAHVLGGWGWKLRWTDAVRELQTLLGATPPQCTAQARS
- a CDS encoding HD domain-containing protein, producing the protein MLVFELGREVHRLMPESSELITSAATMAAFLHRRQTRFVRGRLPWVPYIEHPLRVALRLMRWGVRDPEVLAAALLHDVVEDCSEELLRIFGRQDETAPGCLARLFGDGTAQHVHQVTNPAAVVDLESYQIHMTALAWLRTPAVLIKASDLKDNAGSIPYQLGYGQDERMLRLLRKYLPCVREVARGLSAMGQEATSEFAWSAAAADLCRLTAELEELAGGLGIVV
- a CDS encoding Imm1 family immunity protein, with product MTWTIRPVAERELWNFIPQMWVGPLCLLGGWGHGDVEAVLGPTNPTYRHEKMFQATFPLHGVTTYYEDDILQAVAIDALAGPRVRFVDQVELTGRAPSEVDAWFLEHFTESSRINQDGEIANDQLGLVVRTQRAGDILLTRPVFVSRRWADGCGDTQESSVPEINYDRHVFGWRGPEPVLTATYAVGGKVVKGQRVPTPEDLRELFDEIASGPRPIDLDLWRHDGPAMMEVHLGRQFSSLRFYDWGAGGNERGEPFYSVGTLDDPADAEGDFDGLSAEIRPDSAIRDAEARFAASVFLLTGSRPHNITWTVRAWEELWHSTGDEDEGSINRLG